A stretch of Chiloscyllium punctatum isolate Juve2018m chromosome 34, sChiPun1.3, whole genome shotgun sequence DNA encodes these proteins:
- the LOC140458941 gene encoding Friend leukemia integration 1 transcription factor-like → MDEVSYEGVRRNSWSGCGSTIQKGGSPQSVAPGRISEQSRLHPDPYQLLGPTTSRLANPGSGQIQLWQFLLELLSDSANSSCITWEGTNGEFKMTDPDEVARRWGERKSKPNMNYDKLSRALRYYYDKNIMTKVHGKRYAYKFDFQGIAQAHQPHPPESSIYKYQAELPYMPTYHTHQQKMNFVPSHPSPIPGSSTSFFTSANPYWSTAPTTMYPSPSVPRHPATHLPSHIGSFY, encoded by the exons AAGTTTCTTATGAGGGGGTGCGCAGGAACAGTTGGTCCGGCTGTGGGAGCACGATCCAGAAAG GTGGCTCTCCGCAGTCTGTGGCCCCCGGCAGGATCAGTGAACAGTCACGGTTACACCCAG ATCCATATCAGCTTCTCGGACCAACAACTAGTCGCTTAGCAAACCCAG GCAGTGGACAGATCCAACTGTGGCAGTTCCTGCTGGAGTTACTGTCGGACAGTGCCAATTCTAGCTGCATCACCTGGGAGGGTACCAACGGTGAGTTCAAGATGACCGACCCTGATGAGGTGGCCCGCCGGTGGGGAGAGAGGAAAAGCAAACCGAACATGAATTACGACAAGCTGAGCCGAGCGCTCCGATATTATTACGACAAGAACATCATGACCAAGGTCCACGGGAAACGCTACGCCTACAAGTTTGATTTCCAGGGAATCGCTCAGGCTCACCAGCCTCACCCACCTGAGTCCTCTATCTACAAATACCAGGCCGAGTTGCCGTACATGCCAACGTACCACACGCACCAGCAGAAGATGAACTTTGTGCCATCTCACCCGTCCCCCATCCCCGGATCCTCCACCAGTTTCTTCACCAGTGCCAACCCGTACTGGAGCACGGCCCCTACCACCATGTACCCCAGCCCCAGTGTACCCAGGCACCCTGCCACCCACCTCCCGTCTCACATTGGCTCCTTCTACTGA